The Methanosarcina acetivorans C2A genome includes the window TGCGGTCCTGCTTCTCTGTCCTGAGCTAGTTTATATTTTGCTGTTTGCTTTTGAAGATAATTATTGTTTCTTCAAGCTAATGTTATCCCCATAGGTTAACATTAGTTCTCAGAGTTAACATTTGCGGTAATTCCACACTTAACAGGTCTGTTTACTGTGTAGTGTAATATTTTATATATTATAATTGTTCTGGGTCTGGTTCATTTTTTTCTCTTTCTCTCTTATTTTATCCTTAATCCCAGCCGCTTATCTCTACCATTTTTTGAATCTATTCCGGTCGTACAGGTTTACAATTTTTTCTGGAAAACGGTATCCTGAATTAGCTTTCTCTGGAGGCAAAGAGATAGAAACTTTTTTCTGGTTCTTTCATCTAATTCATACTGGTGAAAACTCTGATCAGGACATTTATAGCAGTGGAACTGGACCCGAGTTTCAGGGAGGAAATCCGCCAGATCCAGGAGAAATTTTCCGATTTTAACCTGAAGTTCGTTGACCCGGAAATCGTTCACATAACCCTGAAATTTCTCGGGGATATCGAGGAATCAAAGGTAAAATCCCTTTCAGCAGCTCTTGATTCTCTTCTTTGTGAGCCTTTTGATGCAAAAATTGAAGGCATTGGGGTTTTCCCGAAGCCTTCAAACCCTAAAGTTCTGTGGCTGGGGGCAAAAGGAAACTTCGAGGTCCTTCACGACGATGTGGAAACCTTACTGAAGCCTTTTAAATTCAAAAAGGATGAGAGGGCATTTACTGCCCATGCTACCCTTGCCAGGGTAAAAGTCCTGAATAAAGACCAAAAAAATGCTTTTGCAGGTGTCCTGAATGAATTAAAAGATACAAAAATTGGAAGCATGAGGGTAAATAAAGTGCTTCTGAAAAAAAGCACCCTAACCCCCGACGGTCCCATTTATGAGACCCTGCATACGGTATATCTGGACTGACAGGCTGCCTGCACAGCCGCATCAGTCCTTTAACCCTGACCATTTCTTTTTATGTATCTAAATTCTCTATGTATCTTATTTCCTTTTTTCGTATTTTATTTATGTATCTGTACCGATCCGTGTATCTGACTTGTACTTATTTTTGTATCACATTTGTCTATTAATCTGTGTTTATTAACAACACACTGATTTGATCTCAGCTTAATCTTCTGTTTCATATTCTTTGAATCCGCTCGAATACACAAGCCTGCGGTCTTCGGTTATTATAAGGCATTCGACCCCTTCGAGATTTTCTATCATCTCAAGCCCTTCTTCTTCTCCCAGCACAAAGATTGCAGTTGCAAAAGAGTCGGCATCTATAGCATTTCCGGCAATTACGGTACTGCTAATAATGCCTTCTGATGGATATCCTGTTCTCGGGTCCGAGATGTGAGATACTTTAGCCGACTCATTGAAGTAACGTTCGTAGTTCCCGCTTGTTGCGACTGCAATATCCCGGGCTTCAATTGCAGTGACATATTGGCCGCTTCTGTCAGGGTTCTGAAGGCCTACCACCCAGGGTGTGCCGTCTGACTTCTGGC containing:
- the thpR gene encoding RNA 2',3'-cyclic phosphodiesterase gives rise to the protein MIRTFIAVELDPSFREEIRQIQEKFSDFNLKFVDPEIVHITLKFLGDIEESKVKSLSAALDSLLCEPFDAKIEGIGVFPKPSNPKVLWLGAKGNFEVLHDDVETLLKPFKFKKDERAFTAHATLARVKVLNKDQKNAFAGVLNELKDTKIGSMRVNKVLLKKSTLTPDGPIYETLHTVYLD